From the genome of Ciona intestinalis unplaced genomic scaffold, KH HT000354.1, whole genome shotgun sequence:
atcacaatgtaaGTAATGACGTAATGAATAACGATGTAggtaatgacgtaacaatgtaatttatgacatcatattcacAGCCACGCCTCCTCCGACCACGCCCCTCGCACCCCAACCTAACGGGGATTCCCCTGCTGATATACTTAACATGGACTTAACTACATTGAAAAGCAAGGCTCGGTCGAGTAAAAAGAAGGCAGCTCCGTCAAGTAATTGGAACAACCGACAATCTATCTTCAACAATCTGTAACCAACTTCCTCCCCCATACTTCTTCAATAATCgatcattttataattttttaactaagTTGAGAACTGTTGGTACATCAATGTCGATATGAACTAAGTATTCGTAGATTTgtatatattgcattttaatCGCTGGTACCATGAGGTGCTCACTGTACATTCCTAATCAAGGTAGTTGTAATTCACTGTCATTGTTCTCACTGTAATAATAAACTGTAGAATCATCAACTTGTGAGGTCATAATACCCAATATCATCGCGCTGACGgacaaatgtttttgtttaagcATTCTTGACACTTGGGGGCGACAGGGAGACACACTTGTTGTCCGAACCCAACAAGCAGAGAATTTATTTCCCTCCAGTTCTCCCTGTGTATGTGTGTAATGTGTATGTAAACATAATTACAACCAGCCATGTGTGAACATAATTACAACCAGCCATGTTACCTCGGCAACCATTGTTGGAGCTGCAACCTGGTTTGTTCTGGTTGTTTTGTTCCTTGAACCCAACCCAGTCTGTTGCAAACTCGATGAACATGAACGTCCACGCCTTCCataacaaacattatattttatggttagacaattgttgttaagtgtattGTCCAAAGACATATACGACTCCCACAAGATGGCAACGTCTGGTCGGATGACACGTTGACACCACACtactttatgacatcacaacccacCTATCCCGACAACAATACCCCATGCGCAAGTCATTGTGAGGTACGCCATCTTTGGTCCCACTCCAGGTAGCTTCACTAATGATTCCACACACTTTGGGA
Proteins encoded in this window:
- the LOC100182948 gene encoding endonuclease III-like protein 1; the encoded protein is MLSSQTKDHVTFAAMSRLIEHGLTIDYIIGTSDEKLGSLIYPVGFWKKKVGYLKRACIMMKEEFGGDIPKCVESLVKLPGVGPKMAYLTMTCAWGIVVGIGVDVHVHRVCNRLGWVQGTKQPEQTRLQLQQWLPRENWREINSLLVGFGQQVCLPVAPKCQECLNKNICPSAR